In Pongo abelii isolate AG06213 chromosome 5, NHGRI_mPonAbe1-v2.0_pri, whole genome shotgun sequence, a single genomic region encodes these proteins:
- the HSD17B8 gene encoding (3R)-3-hydroxyacyl-CoA dehydrogenase isoform X1 — translation MASQLQNRLRSALALVTGAGSGIGRAVSLRLAREGATVAACDLDRAAAQETVRLLGGPGSKEGPPRGNHAAFQADVSEARAARCLLEQVQACFSRPPSVVVSCAGITQDEFLLHMSEDDWDKVIAVNLKGTFLVTQAAAKALVSSGCRGSIINISSIVGKVGNMGQTNYAASKAGVIGLTQTAARELGRLLKLSRWDTWGTLRMWQMWSHSWHLKIVDTSRGPQWKSLEVFSCNCLKDPGLCSPPHHSAWPPADEDSKFPGYKGGGSVWLRNAEYGKQGCL, via the exons ATGGCGTCTCAGCTCCAGAACCGGCTCCGCTCCGCACTGGCCTTGGTCACAG GTGCAGGGAGCGGCATCGGCCGAGCGGTCAGTTTACGCCTGGCCAGAGAGGGGGCCACCGTAGCTGCCTGCGACCTGGACCGGGCAGCGGCACAGGAGACGGTGCGGCTGCTGGGCGGGCCAGGGAGTAAGGAGGGGCCGCCCCGAGGGAACCACGCTGCCTTCCAGGCTGACGTGTCTGAGGCCAGGGCCGCCAGGTGCCTGCTGGAACAAGTGCAG GCCTGCTTTTCTCGACCACCATCTGTCGTTGTGTCCTGTGCGGGCATCACCCAGGATGAGTTTCTGCTGCACATGTCTGAGGATGACTGGGACAAAGTCATAGCTGTCAACCTCAAG GGCACCTTCTTAGTCACTCAGGCTGCAGCAAAAGCCCTGGTGTCCAGTGGTTGTCGTGGTTCCATCATCAACATCAGTAGCATCGTAGGAAAG GTGGGGAACATGGGGCAGACAAACTATGCAGCATCCAAGGCTGGAGTGATTGGGCTGACCCAGACCGCAGCCCGGGAGCTTGGACG ATTACTGAAATTATCCCGATGGGACACTTGGGGGACCCTGAGG ATGTGGCAGATGTGGTCGCATTCTTGGCATCTGAAGATAGTGGATACATCACGGGGACCTCAGTGGAAGTCACTG GAGGTCTTTTCATGTAACTGCCTCAAGGACCCTGGACTCTGCTCACCCCCCCACCACTCTGCCTGGCCTCCTGCTGATGAGGACTCTAAGTTCCCAGGCTACAAAGGGGGTGGCAGTGTATGGCTCAGGAATGCTGAATATGGGAAGCAGGGGTGCTTGTGA
- the HSD17B8 gene encoding (3R)-3-hydroxyacyl-CoA dehydrogenase isoform X2: protein MASQLQNRLRSALALVTGAGSGIGRAVSLRLAREGATVAACDLDRAAAQETVRLLGGPGSKEGPPRGNHAAFQADVSEARAARCLLEQVQACFSRPPSVVVSCAGITQDEFLLHMSEDDWDKVIAVNLKGTFLVTQAAAKALVSSGCRGSIINISSIVGKVGNMGQTNYAASKAGVIGLTQTAARELGRHGIRCNSVLPGYIVTPMTQKVPQKVVDKITEIIPMGHLGDPEDVADVVAFLASEDSGYITGTSVEVTGGLFM, encoded by the exons ATGGCGTCTCAGCTCCAGAACCGGCTCCGCTCCGCACTGGCCTTGGTCACAG GTGCAGGGAGCGGCATCGGCCGAGCGGTCAGTTTACGCCTGGCCAGAGAGGGGGCCACCGTAGCTGCCTGCGACCTGGACCGGGCAGCGGCACAGGAGACGGTGCGGCTGCTGGGCGGGCCAGGGAGTAAGGAGGGGCCGCCCCGAGGGAACCACGCTGCCTTCCAGGCTGACGTGTCTGAGGCCAGGGCCGCCAGGTGCCTGCTGGAACAAGTGCAG GCCTGCTTTTCTCGACCACCATCTGTCGTTGTGTCCTGTGCGGGCATCACCCAGGATGAGTTTCTGCTGCACATGTCTGAGGATGACTGGGACAAAGTCATAGCTGTCAACCTCAAG GGCACCTTCTTAGTCACTCAGGCTGCAGCAAAAGCCCTGGTGTCCAGTGGTTGTCGTGGTTCCATCATCAACATCAGTAGCATCGTAGGAAAG GTGGGGAACATGGGGCAGACAAACTATGCAGCATCCAAGGCTGGAGTGATTGGGCTGACCCAGACCGCAGCCCGGGAGCTTGGACG ACATGGGATCCGCTGTAACTCTGTCCTCCCAGGGTACATTGTAACACCCATGACACAGAAAGTGCCACAGAAAGTGGTGGACAAG ATTACTGAAATTATCCCGATGGGACACTTGGGGGACCCTGAGG ATGTGGCAGATGTGGTCGCATTCTTGGCATCTGAAGATAGTGGATACATCACGGGGACCTCAGTGGAAGTCACTG GAGGTCTTTTCATGTAA